In a genomic window of Tissierella sp. Yu-01:
- a CDS encoding spermidine/putrescine ABC transporter substrate-binding protein, which translates to MKKYKSIFLLIVILSIAAFAVGCGENKPKLNVYNWGDYIDTEVLDQFEEEYGIKVVYDTFATNEDLYVKLKQGGSSYDVIFPSDYMIERMIREDLLVKIDRNNIPNLDKIGEQFLNLSYDPTNDYSVPYMWGTVGIIYNKTMVDEELDSWADLWNEKYEDQIIMLNSQRDSLAVALKKLGYSLNSRNENELEEAKAELIKQKPLVYAYMGDEVKEAMISGEAAIAVVWSGDAVYMKWENPDLEYVIPEEGTNLWFDSMVIPKNSQNKEAAEKFIDFMTRPDIAAKNVEYIGYSSPVPEAVELLDEETQNDPVAYPSEEDIENTEVFNDPADIIQTYDRIWTEITSEE; encoded by the coding sequence ATGAAAAAATACAAATCTATATTCTTATTAATAGTTATACTTTCTATAGCAGCATTCGCCGTAGGATGTGGTGAAAACAAACCAAAGTTAAATGTATATAACTGGGGTGACTACATTGACACGGAAGTTCTGGACCAGTTCGAAGAAGAATATGGTATAAAGGTTGTATATGATACATTTGCTACTAATGAAGATTTATATGTAAAATTAAAGCAAGGTGGAAGTAGTTATGATGTAATATTCCCATCTGATTATATGATTGAAAGAATGATAAGAGAAGATCTACTTGTAAAGATAGATAGAAATAATATACCTAATTTAGATAAAATAGGAGAGCAATTTTTAAATCTTTCCTATGATCCAACTAATGACTATTCAGTTCCTTATATGTGGGGTACTGTAGGAATTATTTACAATAAAACAATGGTAGATGAAGAGCTTGATAGTTGGGCTGATCTTTGGAATGAAAAATATGAGGACCAAATTATTATGCTAAATAGTCAAAGGGATTCTTTAGCTGTTGCATTGAAGAAATTAGGATATTCTTTAAATAGTAGAAATGAAAATGAATTAGAAGAAGCTAAAGCAGAACTTATTAAGCAAAAACCGTTGGTATATGCTTATATGGGTGACGAAGTTAAAGAAGCAATGATAAGCGGAGAAGCTGCAATTGCAGTTGTATGGTCTGGTGATGCAGTCTACATGAAATGGGAAAATCCAGATTTAGAGTATGTAATACCAGAAGAGGGAACAAATTTATGGTTTGATTCCATGGTTATTCCTAAAAATTCACAAAATAAAGAAGCTGCCGAAAAATTTATCGACTTTATGACAAGACCTGATATAGCTGCCAAAAATGTTGAATATATAGGCTACTCATCTCCAGTTCCTGAAGCAGTAGAGTTATTAGATGAAGAAACACAAAACGATCCAGTTGCTTATCCAAGTGAAGAAGATATTGAAAACACTGAAGTATTTAATGATCCTGCGGATATTATTCAAACATATGATAGAATCTGGACTGAAATAACAAGTGAAGAATAA
- a CDS encoding FAD-dependent oxidoreductase: protein MSLRYLIIGNGIAGLAAAKEIRRNDKEGSILLVSKEPYLTYWRIKLTEAIAMDLNKSDFLVNKETWYNENNIEVLLNREVSKIVPESNKVILDDNTIINYEKLLLATGSTPFIPPVKGIDKEGVFSLRTLDDLEELKTYIKDCGTVSVIGGGLLGIEAAWALSRLGKKVNVIEYSPHLLSRQLDKEIGDKLAERLISEGLNIFLPESSEEIIGDKYVTGLKVSQGHLINTDAILFSTGVRPNIDLVKDTDIQYNRGIKVDRNMKTNIDNIFAAGDVVEINSMVIGLWTVSNDQGKIAGANMSGNKVEFDDPKLFTNLKIKDIQVFSAGNIQDYDRIYEYKDEEKDIHHKLYTKNNKINAVILYGDLTEVNKLRSAVINHQNIEEYLSDGLPFK from the coding sequence TTGAGCTTAAGGTATTTAATCATAGGAAATGGTATTGCTGGTTTAGCCGCAGCAAAAGAGATTAGAAGAAATGATAAAGAAGGATCAATATTATTGGTTTCTAAAGAACCGTATTTAACATATTGGCGTATAAAACTGACAGAAGCAATAGCTATGGATTTAAATAAAAGTGACTTTTTAGTCAATAAAGAAACCTGGTATAATGAAAACAACATAGAAGTATTATTGAATAGAGAAGTTAGTAAGATTGTACCAGAAAGTAACAAGGTAATATTAGATGATAATACAATTATAAATTATGAAAAACTATTATTGGCTACTGGAAGCACACCATTTATACCACCTGTTAAAGGAATAGATAAAGAAGGTGTATTTTCATTAAGAACTTTAGATGACCTAGAAGAATTAAAAACTTATATAAAGGATTGTGGGACAGTTTCAGTAATCGGTGGAGGATTATTAGGAATAGAAGCAGCTTGGGCCTTAAGTAGATTAGGAAAGAAAGTTAATGTAATCGAATATTCCCCGCATTTGTTAAGTAGGCAATTAGATAAAGAAATAGGGGATAAATTAGCAGAAAGACTTATAAGTGAAGGTTTGAACATATTTTTACCAGAATCATCAGAAGAAATAATAGGAGATAAATATGTTACAGGGTTAAAGGTTAGTCAAGGCCATTTGATCAATACCGATGCTATCTTATTTTCTACGGGGGTCAGACCGAACATTGATCTCGTAAAGGATACTGATATTCAATACAATAGAGGTATTAAAGTAGATAGAAATATGAAAACAAATATAGATAATATATTTGCAGCTGGTGATGTTGTAGAAATAAACAGTATGGTTATCGGTTTATGGACAGTAAGCAATGATCAGGGTAAGATAGCAGGTGCAAACATGTCTGGCAATAAAGTGGAATTTGATGACCCAAAACTGTTCACCAACTTAAAGATCAAAGACATACAGGTCTTCTCTGCAGGAAATATTCAGGATTATGACAGAATTTATGAATATAAGGATGAAGAAAAGGATATACATCATAAGCTATATACAAAGAACAATAAAATAAACGCAGTAATATTATATGGTGATTTAACAGAGGTAAATAAATTAAGAAGTGCAGTAATAAATCATCAAAATATAGAGGAATATTTAAGTGATGGATTGCCTTTTAAATAG
- a CDS encoding MBL fold metallo-hydrolase — MDIQFFGAAKMVTGSNILLSTKNHNILIDCGMFQGNKEKERMNYMEFPFNPKDIDLLLLTHAHIDHSGRIPKLVKDGFKGDVISTKATADLCEIMLKDSAKIQESDAEWENKKRVRAGLSEIEPLYTMEDVENSLKHFKPYYYNQRISLNDEISIRFKDAGHILGSSILEIWVNEEGKNTKVVFSGDLGMPGRPIINNPDYIDEADYLIVESTYGDTVHEPFEKSTLELIDVIERTALRGGTVLIPSFSVGRTQELIYELNKYYEYNEIEEYMRIPVYVDSPLAVNATEVFQRNSNSFNKETTDMILLGDNPFTFRNLRYVKSQEESIALNKANFPKVIISSSGMATAGRIRHHLKHNLWNPLNSLVFVGYQAEGTLGRILLDGAKKIKLLGEEINVALEIYDLEGFSGHADQKMLMKWIRNFKSKPKKIFLVHGEEDASQVLSNLIKEYFKIEAIIPSLGEKFNIKKDFVEVKKGISIEPVLLKEDIEKELESVYNQFNALFSRSEHIYDDKILEKNYDILKNRLIEIQDQLMDLNILISK; from the coding sequence GTGGATATACAATTTTTTGGTGCAGCTAAAATGGTCACAGGCTCTAATATATTGTTAAGTACGAAGAATCACAACATACTAATAGATTGTGGTATGTTTCAGGGAAATAAGGAAAAGGAACGAATGAACTATATGGAATTTCCTTTTAATCCGAAAGATATTGACTTGTTACTGCTTACTCATGCTCATATTGACCATAGTGGAAGAATACCCAAGTTAGTCAAAGACGGATTTAAGGGAGACGTTATATCCACTAAGGCAACAGCAGACCTTTGTGAGATAATGTTAAAGGATAGTGCAAAAATTCAAGAATCAGATGCAGAATGGGAAAATAAAAAAAGAGTAAGAGCTGGATTGTCAGAAATTGAACCATTGTATACTATGGAGGATGTAGAGAACAGTCTAAAACACTTTAAGCCCTACTATTATAATCAGAGAATTAGTTTAAATGATGAAATTAGTATTAGATTTAAAGACGCTGGCCATATTTTAGGTTCATCTATACTAGAGATTTGGGTTAATGAAGAAGGTAAGAATACTAAAGTTGTCTTTTCAGGAGACCTAGGAATGCCTGGACGACCAATTATAAATAATCCTGATTATATAGATGAGGCAGATTATCTCATTGTAGAATCAACCTATGGTGATACTGTACATGAACCTTTTGAAAAGAGTACACTGGAATTAATTGATGTTATTGAAAGGACAGCACTAAGAGGAGGAACTGTTCTTATACCTTCATTTTCGGTAGGTAGGACTCAAGAACTTATATATGAATTAAACAAGTACTATGAATATAATGAGATTGAGGAATATATGAGAATCCCCGTATATGTAGATAGTCCTTTAGCGGTGAATGCTACAGAAGTATTTCAAAGAAATTCTAATAGTTTCAATAAAGAAACAACTGATATGATATTACTTGGTGATAATCCTTTTACATTTAGAAATCTTAGATACGTTAAAAGTCAGGAAGAATCCATAGCCCTTAACAAAGCAAATTTTCCAAAGGTTATAATTTCATCCAGTGGAATGGCAACGGCTGGTAGGATTAGGCATCACTTAAAACATAATCTGTGGAATCCATTAAATAGTCTTGTGTTTGTTGGATATCAAGCTGAAGGGACTCTAGGAAGGATTTTGTTAGATGGCGCTAAAAAAATAAAATTACTCGGTGAAGAAATAAATGTTGCATTAGAAATATATGACCTTGAAGGATTTTCTGGCCATGCTGATCAAAAGATGTTAATGAAGTGGATTAGAAATTTTAAATCAAAACCTAAGAAGATATTTTTGGTACATGGTGAAGAGGATGCTTCCCAAGTTTTATCCAATCTAATAAAGGAATATTTTAAGATAGAAGCTATAATCCCAAGTCTTGGAGAAAAGTTCAATATTAAGAAGGATTTTGTTGAAGTAAAGAAAGGCATAAGTATAGAGCCAGTTCTACTCAAAGAGGATATTGAGAAAGAGCTTGAAAGTGTATATAATCAATTTAACGCTTTATTTAGTAGGTCTGAACATATATATGATGATAAGATATTAGAAAAGAACTATGATATCTTAAAGAATAGGCTTATTGAAATTCAAGACCAGTTAATGGATTTGAACATATTAATAAGTAAATAA
- a CDS encoding lipoate--protein ligase, with the protein MKYIENLSNNPWYNLAFEEYCFRNLPNDEDYVILWINDPAIIVGKNQNTVEEINTEYVKENGIKIVRRVTGGGAVYHDLGNLNFSIITTITGPERIDFGQINIPVLKSLEKLGINAELSGRNDLTLEGKKFSGIAQSVWKKRVLNHGTILFDTDLTVLSKALNVKKDKIESKGVKSVKSRVTNIRPFLNEDVDIITFKDLLLNNIFEFKEQEVKEYKLSQEQIDEINKLFKEKYSTWEWNYGESPEFNYKNYKRFSSGSIEVRLDIKNGVVVEARIFGDFFGTEDVSKLENLLVGNKYDKDELTKLLIDIPLEKYFGNITIEDFVNLLLE; encoded by the coding sequence GTGAAGTACATTGAAAATTTATCCAATAATCCATGGTATAACCTTGCTTTTGAGGAGTATTGCTTTAGGAATCTACCAAATGATGAAGATTACGTAATTTTATGGATTAACGACCCAGCGATTATCGTTGGAAAAAACCAGAATACAGTAGAAGAGATTAATACTGAATATGTTAAAGAGAATGGAATTAAGATAGTTAGACGTGTAACTGGTGGTGGAGCCGTATATCACGATTTAGGGAATCTAAATTTTTCAATTATAACAACAATAACTGGACCAGAAAGAATCGATTTCGGTCAGATAAATATTCCAGTTTTAAAGTCATTAGAGAAGCTAGGTATAAATGCTGAACTTTCTGGAAGAAATGACCTAACTCTTGAAGGCAAAAAGTTTTCAGGCATTGCACAATCTGTATGGAAAAAGAGGGTTCTAAACCATGGGACCATACTTTTTGATACTGATTTGACTGTTTTGTCTAAGGCATTAAATGTAAAAAAAGACAAAATTGAATCAAAAGGAGTTAAGTCTGTTAAATCAAGAGTAACTAATATTAGACCTTTTTTAAATGAAGATGTTGACATAATAACATTTAAAGACCTTCTACTAAATAATATTTTTGAATTTAAGGAACAAGAAGTTAAAGAGTATAAGTTAAGTCAGGAGCAAATTGATGAAATAAATAAGCTTTTTAAAGAAAAATATTCTACATGGGAATGGAATTATGGTGAATCTCCAGAATTTAATTATAAAAATTACAAAAGGTTTTCATCCGGGTCTATAGAAGTTAGACTCGATATTAAAAATGGAGTAGTAGTAGAAGCAAGGATATTTGGTGACTTCTTTGGTACTGAAGATGTTTCAAAATTGGAGAATTTATTGGTAGGAAATAAATATGATAAAGATGAGTTGACAAAATTACTAATAGATATACCGTTGGAAAAATATTTTGGGAATATCACTATTGAGGATTTTGTAAACTTGTTATTAGAATAA
- a CDS encoding GNAT family N-acetyltransferase: protein MELVHSKVIIKKAIDKNEIEDFIKLPFKLYKGENAWVPPLKSDFKKYINGENNMLNEVGPNVKLVAYRDGKVAGRLLVGINNHLNNAKGFKEGYISLFESINDEEVAFSLLNFAENWLKEKDMDIIKGPLSLPGGDDNRGFLIDNFKDPTLIMNTYNKEYYNELFISYGFDKYYDCYAYKTDFSNENIDRYEKIVPYAMKKHKFKVERLDLKNIEKEMRDIKLIINKAMPKEWDDFIPLDDSEIEIIAKQLVPFADPDLIYIARNLEGEPIGFNITLPDYNQVLKKLNGMLFPFGIFKFLYYKRKIDMARFFVLFVIPEYRKKGVPSAIYLESFKKAKEKGYKFVEGSTIWEYNTEMKNDIERFGGELYKTYRIYKKSIFK from the coding sequence ATGGAGTTAGTACATTCTAAGGTTATAATTAAAAAAGCTATAGATAAAAATGAAATAGAGGATTTTATTAAACTGCCCTTTAAACTATATAAAGGGGAAAATGCATGGGTTCCACCTTTAAAGTCTGATTTTAAGAAGTATATTAACGGAGAAAATAATATGTTGAATGAAGTTGGACCAAATGTAAAACTTGTCGCTTACAGGGATGGTAAAGTGGCGGGAAGATTATTAGTTGGTATCAATAATCATTTGAACAATGCTAAGGGTTTCAAGGAAGGATATATATCACTATTCGAATCAATTAATGATGAAGAAGTTGCCTTTAGTTTGTTGAATTTTGCAGAAAATTGGTTGAAAGAAAAAGATATGGATATAATAAAAGGGCCATTATCTTTACCAGGTGGGGATGACAATAGAGGGTTTCTAATAGACAATTTTAAAGATCCAACACTAATAATGAATACTTATAATAAAGAGTATTATAATGAATTATTTATTTCATATGGATTTGACAAATATTACGATTGCTATGCTTATAAGACAGATTTTAGTAATGAAAATATTGATAGATATGAAAAAATAGTACCCTATGCTATGAAGAAACATAAATTTAAAGTCGAAAGACTTGATTTAAAGAATATTGAGAAAGAAATGAGAGATATTAAATTAATAATCAATAAAGCTATGCCTAAGGAGTGGGATGATTTTATACCTCTAGATGATTCTGAAATAGAAATTATAGCAAAACAGTTAGTACCTTTTGCAGATCCAGATTTAATATATATTGCTAGGAATCTAGAGGGTGAACCAATAGGTTTTAATATCACTTTACCAGACTATAATCAAGTTCTAAAAAAGTTAAACGGTATGCTATTTCCTTTTGGTATTTTTAAGTTTTTATATTATAAGAGAAAAATAGATATGGCAAGATTTTTTGTTTTATTCGTTATCCCTGAATATAGAAAAAAAGGTGTTCCTTCGGCAATATATCTTGAATCATTTAAAAAGGCAAAAGAAAAAGGATATAAATTCGTGGAGGGGTCTACTATTTGGGAATATAATACTGAAATGAAAAATGATATAGAAAGATTTGGGGGAGAGTTATATAAAACCTATAGAATTTATAAGAAAAGTATATTTAAATAG
- the glmS gene encoding methylaspartate mutase subunit S, which yields MEKKKIVLGVIGSDCHAVGNKILDYSLSDAGFDVVNIGVLSPQEDFINAAIETSAEAILVSSLYGHGEIDCRGMREKCEEAGLKDILLYVGGNIVVGKQDWNEVQQRFLDMGFDRVYPPGTSVETGIKDLKEDLYK from the coding sequence GTGGAAAAGAAAAAAATTGTATTAGGAGTAATTGGCTCAGACTGTCACGCAGTTGGCAATAAGATTTTGGATTATTCCTTATCAGATGCAGGCTTTGATGTAGTTAATATTGGTGTATTATCACCACAAGAGGACTTTATCAATGCAGCAATCGAAACTAGTGCTGAGGCAATCTTAGTATCATCTCTTTATGGTCATGGTGAAATTGACTGTAGAGGAATGAGAGAAAAATGTGAAGAAGCTGGACTTAAGGACATACTTCTTTATGTTGGAGGAAACATAGTAGTTGGAAAACAAGACTGGAATGAAGTACAACAAAGATTCCTTGATATGGGATTTGACAGAGTATATCCACCAGGAACATCTGTAGAGACAGGTATTAAGGACTTAAAAGAAGATCTATATAAATAG
- the glmL gene encoding methylaspartate mutase accessory protein GlmL, with protein sequence MDAYLFIDFGSTFTKLTLVDIEKEEIIATEKSYTTVETDVTIGYENALKKLKEKVSVDYNIVKKLACSSAAGGLKIIAIGLVPELTAEAAKRAALGAGAKVIKTFSFKLNNSELEEIKNSNADMILLAGGTDGGNCDTIIHNATMIEKFNISIPVVIAGNKSSNDEVKEIFGEKIEYYVTENVMPNLNHINVDPARETIRSIFMKKIVHAKGMENVEESISGILMPTPASVLKAAEALSKGSRDEDGIGDLAIIDIGGATTDIHSIAEGAPSKPGVILRGLEEPHSKRTVEGDLGMRYSALSVFEAAGTRTMKKYLKYKDIDIEGEFKNRYTNTSYVADSEQDIDFDEAMAKVCADISMKRHAGVVETIYSPMGMMYSQEGKDLMELPYVLGTGGVIVNSLNPREILEASLFTMEDPTSLKPRRPKFLLDKEYILSAMGLLTTIDPNMAVRMLKKYIVEI encoded by the coding sequence ATGGATGCTTATCTTTTTATAGATTTTGGTAGTACATTTACCAAACTGACTCTTGTAGATATAGAGAAAGAAGAAATCATTGCTACTGAGAAGTCGTATACAACTGTTGAAACCGATGTAACAATAGGATATGAAAACGCTTTGAAAAAGCTAAAAGAAAAAGTATCAGTTGACTACAATATTGTAAAAAAACTCGCATGTTCTTCAGCTGCAGGAGGTTTAAAAATAATTGCTATAGGGCTAGTGCCAGAACTTACTGCCGAAGCCGCTAAAAGGGCTGCATTAGGAGCTGGTGCAAAGGTCATCAAAACTTTTAGTTTTAAGCTAAACAACTCAGAATTAGAGGAAATTAAAAACTCTAATGCAGATATGATACTGCTTGCAGGTGGAACTGATGGAGGAAATTGTGATACTATTATTCACAATGCTACGATGATAGAAAAGTTTAACATTAGTATCCCAGTTGTAATTGCTGGTAATAAGAGCAGCAATGACGAAGTTAAAGAAATTTTTGGTGAAAAAATAGAGTATTACGTAACAGAAAATGTAATGCCAAATCTAAATCACATTAATGTAGACCCAGCTAGAGAAACAATTAGAAGTATCTTTATGAAGAAAATTGTACATGCTAAGGGAATGGAAAATGTTGAAGAATCTATTTCTGGTATATTGATGCCTACTCCGGCATCTGTATTGAAAGCAGCAGAGGCTTTATCAAAAGGTTCTAGAGATGAAGATGGTATTGGTGACTTGGCTATTATCGATATCGGAGGAGCTACAACGGATATCCATTCAATTGCTGAGGGAGCACCTAGTAAACCAGGAGTGATCTTAAGAGGACTAGAAGAGCCCCATTCCAAAAGAACAGTTGAAGGTGACTTGGGAATGAGATATTCCGCCTTATCAGTTTTTGAAGCTGCTGGTACTAGAACTATGAAAAAGTACCTTAAGTACAAAGATATAGATATTGAAGGTGAGTTTAAAAATAGATATACCAATACAAGCTACGTTGCTGATAGTGAACAAGATATTGATTTTGATGAAGCGATGGCTAAAGTATGTGCTGATATTTCTATGAAAAGACATGCTGGAGTTGTAGAGACCATATACTCACCAATGGGAATGATGTACTCACAAGAGGGAAAAGACCTAATGGAGTTACCATATGTACTTGGTACAGGCGGAGTAATTGTAAATAGTTTAAATCCAAGAGAAATACTTGAGGCTTCATTATTTACAATGGAAGATCCTACGTCATTAAAGCCAAGACGCCCAAAGTTTTTACTTGATAAAGAATATATATTATCTGCTATGGGATTATTGACCACAATAGACCCTAATATGGCAGTAAGAATGTTGAAAAAATATATTGTTGAAATTTAG
- a CDS encoding methylaspartate mutase subunit E encodes MNLRNKRLSDEEFFKLREDVLSHWPTGKGVDLQEAVDYLKKVPDEKNFAKKLKKAKEEGVTLAQPRAGVALIDKHIELLNHLSKEGGADLLPSTIDSYTRQNRYEECQVGIDESLKAGRSLLNGFPAVNHGVKGCREVFESVDKPLQARHGTPDSRLLAEIIHAGGWTSNEGGGISYNIPYAKSVPIDKTLYDWQYCDRLVGFYEEQGIEINREPFGPLTGTLVPPSTSNAVAIIEALLAAEQGVKSITVGYGQCGNQIQDVAAVRALEEQTEEYLKKYGYNDCVVTTVFHEWMGGFPADEAKAFGVISFAASTAALAGATKVIVKTPHEAIGIPTKEANEAGIKATKMTLNMLEGQRMAMSKELEQEINIIKAETNCMLDKVFELGNGDLAIGTVKGIEAGVIDIPFGPSKYNYGKMMPARDNQGCVRYLMTGNIPFTKELIDFNRARLEERAKYENREVGFQMTVDDIFAVGKGKLIGRPEGM; translated from the coding sequence ATGAATTTAAGAAATAAAAGACTTTCTGATGAAGAGTTTTTTAAGTTAAGAGAAGATGTGTTATCTCACTGGCCAACGGGAAAAGGCGTTGACCTTCAAGAAGCTGTTGATTACTTAAAGAAGGTTCCAGATGAAAAAAACTTTGCTAAGAAGTTAAAAAAAGCAAAAGAAGAAGGAGTTACATTGGCTCAACCTAGAGCAGGTGTAGCATTAATTGATAAACATATTGAGTTATTAAATCACCTATCAAAAGAAGGTGGAGCAGATTTACTTCCATCTACTATAGATTCATATACAAGACAAAACAGATATGAAGAATGTCAAGTAGGTATTGATGAATCACTTAAAGCAGGAAGATCATTACTTAACGGTTTCCCAGCTGTAAACCATGGTGTTAAAGGTTGTAGAGAAGTATTTGAAAGTGTTGACAAACCACTACAAGCTAGACATGGTACACCTGATTCAAGACTATTAGCAGAAATTATTCATGCTGGTGGTTGGACATCAAATGAAGGTGGTGGAATTAGTTACAACATTCCATATGCTAAGAGTGTTCCAATAGATAAAACATTATATGATTGGCAATATTGCGATAGATTAGTTGGTTTCTATGAAGAGCAAGGAATAGAAATAAACAGAGAACCATTTGGACCTTTAACAGGTACATTAGTGCCACCATCAACTTCAAATGCTGTAGCTATAATAGAAGCTTTATTAGCAGCTGAGCAAGGAGTTAAGAGTATCACTGTAGGATATGGACAATGTGGTAACCAAATCCAAGACGTTGCTGCAGTTAGAGCACTTGAAGAGCAAACTGAAGAATATTTAAAGAAATATGGTTATAATGACTGTGTAGTTACTACAGTATTCCATGAATGGATGGGTGGATTCCCAGCTGATGAAGCAAAAGCATTCGGAGTAATTTCATTTGCTGCATCAACAGCAGCTTTAGCAGGAGCAACAAAAGTAATCGTTAAAACTCCTCATGAAGCTATTGGTATACCAACTAAAGAAGCTAACGAAGCAGGAATTAAAGCTACAAAGATGACTTTAAATATGCTTGAAGGCCAAAGAATGGCAATGAGCAAAGAATTAGAACAAGAAATAAACATTATTAAAGCAGAAACAAACTGTATGCTTGATAAGGTATTTGAACTTGGTAATGGCGATTTAGCTATAGGTACAGTTAAGGGTATCGAAGCTGGAGTTATTGATATTCCATTTGGACCATCAAAATATAACTATGGTAAGATGATGCCAGCAAGAGACAACCAAGGTTGCGTTAGATATTTAATGACAGGTAATATTCCATTTACTAAAGAATTAATAGATTTCAACAGAGCAAGATTAGAAGAAAGAGCTAAGTATGAAAACAGAGAAGTTGGATTCCAAATGACAGTTGATGATATATTTGCTGTAGGTAAAGGAAAATTAATAGGAAGACCGGAGGGAATGTAA
- a CDS encoding methylaspartate ammonia-lyase: protein MKIVDLVCSEGKTGFYFDDQKAIKMGAKHDGLFYIGEPKTEGFTAIRQAGESISVMLILEDGQVAHGDCAAVQYSGAGGRDPLFLAKDFIPVIENDIKPLLVGREIESFKSVAEEFDHLQVNGKRLHTAIRYGITQAILDAVAKTKKVTMAEVVKEEYNPEIELKRIPIFTQSGDDRYLNADKMIVKGADVLPHGLFNNVEEKLGLKGELLKEYVEWLRDRVKQYKTEEDYSPIFHIDVYGTIGEAFDNDTKAMADYLAELEEAAKPYQLRIEGPMDVGSRTAQMEAMRDLRAMLDERGINVELVADEWCNTLEDVKYFADNKAGHMIQVKTPDLGGINNTIEAILYCNEVGVGAYIGGTCNETNRSAEICCNIAIACGAKQTLAKPGMGVDEGYMIINNEMNRVIALAGRRK, encoded by the coding sequence ATGAAAATAGTTGATTTAGTATGTTCAGAAGGAAAAACTGGTTTTTACTTTGATGACCAAAAGGCTATCAAAATGGGTGCTAAACATGATGGTTTATTCTACATTGGAGAGCCTAAGACAGAAGGTTTTACAGCAATAAGACAAGCTGGAGAAAGTATTTCAGTAATGCTTATTCTTGAAGATGGTCAAGTAGCTCATGGAGATTGTGCTGCAGTACAATATTCAGGTGCTGGTGGACGTGATCCATTATTCCTAGCTAAAGACTTTATACCAGTAATTGAAAATGACATTAAACCTTTATTAGTAGGAAGAGAAATTGAAAGCTTTAAATCAGTAGCTGAAGAATTTGACCATTTACAAGTTAATGGAAAGAGATTACACACAGCTATTAGATATGGTATTACTCAAGCTATATTAGATGCTGTTGCAAAAACTAAAAAAGTTACAATGGCTGAAGTAGTTAAAGAAGAATACAATCCAGAAATTGAATTAAAGAGAATTCCTATATTCACTCAATCAGGCGATGATAGATACTTAAACGCTGACAAGATGATTGTTAAAGGTGCAGATGTATTACCTCACGGATTATTTAACAACGTTGAAGAAAAATTAGGTTTAAAAGGTGAATTATTAAAAGAATATGTAGAATGGTTAAGAGATAGAGTTAAACAATACAAAACAGAAGAAGACTATAGCCCAATATTCCACATAGATGTATATGGAACTATAGGAGAAGCTTTTGATAATGATACTAAAGCAATGGCTGATTATCTAGCTGAATTAGAAGAAGCTGCAAAACCATATCAATTAAGAATTGAAGGACCTATGGATGTAGGCTCAAGAACTGCTCAAATGGAAGCTATGAGAGATTTAAGAGCTATGCTTGATGAAAGAGGAATCAACGTTGAATTAGTAGCTGACGAATGGTGTAATACTCTTGAAGATGTAAAATACTTTGCTGATAACAAAGCAGGTCATATGATCCAAGTTAAGACTCCAGACCTTGGTGGAATTAACAACACTATCGAAGCAATATTATATTGTAACGAAGTTGGAGTTGGAGCTTATATCGGTGGAACTTGCAACGAAACAAATAGAAGTGCTGAAATCTGTTGTAACATTGCAATTGCTTGTGGTGCAAAACAAACTCTTGCAAAACCAGGTATGGGTGTTGACGAAGGATATATGATTATCAACAATGAAATGAATAGAGTAATAGCTCTAGCTGGAAGAAGAAAATAG